From the genome of Vitis riparia cultivar Riparia Gloire de Montpellier isolate 1030 chromosome 2, EGFV_Vit.rip_1.0, whole genome shotgun sequence:
TAAATTGGTGCCTTAAGAGCTATGGGGTGATATGCTTTTATAGGTAGAGACCCAACGGGTCTCTCCCATAGAATTGGAGCCACTAACGTAGTTCCAACGAATggggaataaaattaaaaataattttattttgaattttgtaaaaaaaaatggccaAACTAGTTAGCATACGCAAGGGAGACCCCCCGTGCATTAAGGAATTCTAGCCTAAACAATTCGAAACCCCACTCAAATGGGCCTGGGCCCCATGACGCGAGGCTTCCTTACACCTCTCCCACAAGCCCATTAGGCTAAGGAAAGTGGGTTAGTAAATATACCCACTAAAGGTGTTGCTATCTTTCCGAGACaatttaaaacactaaaaacacATTTTCACTTGACTCTTGACTATACACTCTTCCTAAAACTTTATATTGGATTCattccaattataaaaaatttaaaaatattttttgaattgttgtattttaacaaaaatagttattaaaatattatttgttagAAATAATAGAGAAGAAACAAACCCCCCTTTCACTTCAGGACTTCAAAAACATCTTGTATTTCGTTTTCCCtatgattattaaaataaacaattttttcatatttgatttttatatgaaaagttaaaaaaaatatcaaatatgattaaaattgatgggaaatttataaatttttaaaatgtttaatctCAACATGAATGAGttcaaataagttaaataacttattgattttaaatttattttttattttattataatttccttttttatttatttcctcgcatttttttctcaaatgttttggaaccaaacataactttagtAACCCAAGTAAAGGAAAAATCAATCAAGTGACAGGCTTGAAAGAAGTGAGAGAACTACTTTTTGATCTGATAGTGATTCTATGAAACGTTTTGTCTTTCAAACACTTGGTTTCCTATAATCACTATGAAATAGATTCTTCGTCTTCCTTAGCTAagtttcaaattgattttgaagtttttatctTAAGCAATTTGCTATTTAGTCATCAATTTTGTTTctcttcatttcttcatttgttcAATGTAATATGTTTGCTTTGGTGAACCTTTATTTTGGTACTGTCAATCCGTAATCTATTGGTACAATTAATTCCCCAAAGTTGGAATTTGATGAACATGGTTTCATTACTGCATGCTCACTAAGTTCCTATTTATCCTGAGTTATGTCTTATTAATAGtctttttcaagttgtttcATTTAAGAAATTGCTTGAATATGAATGCCTAACATTGCTttataatttccaatttttcttctctgttttttgagaatttcaGCAAAGAGCCTGAAGCCTATGTGAGTGTCTTCATTTCTAACTAAAGCCCTACCAATATCCcaatatcatttttcatattttgataataatttccCTACTTATAATGTTTTTGTGTTGAACACATTTTCACTTCCTAGTCACACTTGTTACAttggatcttttttttttaatcaaataacaaatttcctatctttattatatatttcctattttagttatatatatatatttttattttagtcacattttttatttatattttagtagtaataataatatataaatttacttcAATGTTATCGatatttatgtttgtttgtctatttttgaaaatttatagcTCAATTTATTTGGTATTGAAATATAATGACCTGTCTTATCAATTATCAAATCttataataaatcaatcatgaaataaaataagtaataaaatattaagatttgtttggtaattatttttaataatagttttatgttctccaaaataaaaaaagtaggaaaatatgtttagtaataaaaatctgttttctattttctgtttacaaaaataaaaaataagggcCTATTTGGgaactattttcaagaatagttttctgttttatagaaaaaaaaatcagaaagcacgtttgacaaccaaaaactattttcagataacatcttttagttatatttacttgtttttaaagagttgttttaaaaaataattatacaaatatatataatgattaaaaataaagtggtggacataaaattatttttaaaacatatttaaaatgattaaaaacatgataacaacattttaagtttctaaacagacttttgttttacaaaacatcatacaataatttttaaaaattgttcttaaaaactatttttttagaactgttttaaaaaacagttaccaaacaaggtTGTGTTttcatagaatattttttaattgttttatattattttcaattgtctTTTGagtattattttaagaaataattatacaaatatgtagaatgattaaaaataaaacactgaatggacaaattatttttaaaatatttaaaacaaggtaaaaatattttatgtttccaaacaaatttttattttataaaatataaaaaaaaaattgtttcaaaaactattcttaaaaatcattttttaaaactatttttgaaaatagttaccaaacatcccctaatatttttttatgatttatacacaaaaaaaaaaaaaaaaaaaaccaaaagaactACATAACACATACAAAAGGGTTatgcaattttatttctttcttaatttattatgaGTTTTAGATTGAACATAAAAgggattttatatttttttaatagtaaatattgagataaaatacaattttttagttttaaaaatattgataattggaatttgaatatattttttattttttatttataaaccaaatgacaatatttttatatggaatattatatttgattaaaaatgatttagtaggatatatgaattttattagggttattttttttttattaaaagggataaaactatttccattttataaatttaatcctttatttttttaatctaaaaataattttttaaaatacatatttttaaaaaaaatttcatataaataatGAAGAGTgtttatgtattaaaaaaatgggtattttttgaaagttgaaaagTGGGAGGTGTTAGATGTagaaatttgagatatttttcataattaattcattttatcgAGGGGAAAAATCTGTTAAGTCTAGAAAGGTAGAGGAGAGAGGGATGCTGACTGTAGGAGAGCCTCACCCATCAGGCATCCCCGTCTTCATTGATTCAGGGAATTGAGAAGCGGGCTTCTTCCTTTTCCGACTGCAGTTTTTCTCGATTACCGGCAAAGGTTTGACACTTTCCACGACCCTTTTGGCTAGATGAATCCATGTTGGAAAAGCTCTCTCTTCTCTCGTCTCCCATTTTGCTCTGGTTTCTTCATACTGTTACCTTCTTTCTCATTAAAAATGTTGCTTGGCATCAAGTATGAAGTATCAACTAAACACCCATGTTAGATGATTCCTTAATATTGTTGTTCTGGTCTGGTGTGTTTTTTTCCCCCAGTAATATTGATTAATATTTTAGGGCTTTATGAGGCATTTCATCGAATACCCCTTATGGTGTCAAATATTCCTGAAAACTTTTGACTAGtgttgaattatttattttctaggGGCCAAAGCAGATTAATCTATTTGACAACAATGCTTCCAGATATATAACTTATTGAACTTGCTATGGGCATTTTGAAAATCACCATAAAGTTTAACCAAATTCACATTTTAGTTACTCTGTGGAGAATGCTTTTTTCGCTGTAGGAATACCTGCTAATCAACACCATCTTGGAATTTTGGTGTCATTAAGTTATTTATCCTAGGGGCTGAAGAAGATTAATCTTATCCACAATCATGCTTCCAGATGTATAACTTATTTAGTTGCTATGGGCATTTAGAAAATGCTATTAACTTTggccaaattggaaattaattaCTCCTTTTGTATTCTTATTCTTATGCCTTTACTAACATTTTTGGAATGCCCATTAGTTTCTTTTATCTATTTGTTATAGTTTtgtaacttttattattattattatgatgatgatgttgaTCATGATGATGACGATGTCAACAATATTGCTaaatccttttggttttttaacCCCATTTACAAAAAGGGGATTTTAGGTTGCATTGTCTTGGGGAAGTACTAGAAAGATGCAGAAATTGGGTGACTTGAAGCTACCCAACTTCTTCAATTATCCACCATACTTCACGTAACTTTCTGCTCTCTTTGCTTTTATCAGttcttatcttttctttgtCAGATGTTGAattgttgattttcaaatttagcaAATTGTTTAAAGTTGAGTGTAGTGCAATTACTTGGGGCCTATTTGGGAACCAGtcttgaaaaccattttttttgttctttagaatAGAAAACGGTTCTCTAACTTAAAAcacatgtaatttaaaaataagttgattTATAGAACAAATGTgagggttttattttttgagaattttctaagaaacaattgaaaaaataaaaaatactttggTAACTTTTGCATTGTGTATAAATGTACACAATACGTTCAcagagaataaattaaaaaaactgtttttcatatcTGAATTTCTTCACAGAATTTTGTTCCTGAAAATGAatgataactattttcgaactgttctcaaaaaatatttttaaggaattgtttttcaaacaaatttccAGATATACCCTTTTAGTGCTTATCTATATTGTTTCAGTCTTAACTAGTTATGATTCTTTACCTTTCTTACTAATACGCATTTCTCTTTATTGATGTTCATTATTTGCCATGTCTTTGTGATGCTTGATGGTTTGAAGGGTCTCTTTTAATCGATCTTGCTTCTTGTCTATTCTTAAATTAATTGCATTAGTCTTTCTAGGGCCTCTACTTGTGTGCATAATTTGGCTTGGCCTGGCTCACTGAAGCCAACAGTTACCAATTTCTgagttttctaattttctaagaaatacCTAAGTCAAGACAACACAGGAAATTAGGTAAAGCCCATAGGAAAGGTTGAGTGGGGACCATATCAGATCATAGCATTATGTTCTGTAATTGAATTTTCTTCTGTTTTACTACATTTCAAAGAAATGATTGCAATAcatgttaaaaagaaaacaccTAACCATTAGATCGCATTCCATATTATGGTGaccaatcaatttttatttacattaattGGGCTTATCAACACTTCCACAAATCTTGCCccttaaaatggttttttatttttccacaaATCTCATTTTAGACTCTCAAACACCTGGAGATCTCCACAACATAAAGATGTAATAGTGCTAACCACCAAAgcatctctctctttctctcaccaTGGACTTTTCCATTATAAcccttggaatttttttatgctatattttagtttattatttatttatttattttttatattctccaTCATGATTTTCATTCTCGGTTGGAAGTTGTGATTCGCTTAGTACATATTCTTATTGTGTGTTCTTCAGTTTGCAGCCGGTAAGGGATACCCGAGAGAAGCAGGTACAACTTTGGAAGGAACTTATTCTTGACTATTGTAGAACTCAAAAGATATTTGTAATTGGACTGGAAGAAGAATTTCCTCTGTTCTCGAATCCTGTTATTGAAAGTAAGTGCTGTGTTCTCAAGCGCCACATGATCAACTTACTCCAATCATCAATTGAAGTGGATAACTCTGTAAAACCATTGGCCATGCTTGTGTTACTGTCAATAGGTTTATAAGGTTAATGTACTTGGGGTTCCTAATCATTATAACAGTAAAATAGGCTCTTGCTTTCAGAAAGGCTCTTACTCTGCTGCAGACATGGTGCAAGGGTTAacgaatatttacaaaaaaattgtgCTCCTAATTGAGGATTTGTGAGTATATGCTTCCATGAAAATGTAGTATTGTTGTACTCACACACCTTGTATTTCAACATGTTGGTTCAGTGTTGCATGATTAGGGGtgaagttcttttattttctgaTCTAGTCCAATTAAAAATTgcacaaattaataaattaggtTGTGGAAATGAAACTGAACTAGATTAGCCCATTTGGGTAATGCATTTCttaatgatttataaataaacaGAGGCTGGAGAGACAAGCAATTTTTACTTCAaaaccaattttataaaaaccaCAGAACCTTGTCCAAATTAAAACATGCACTATGAAAGTTACCTTCAAGTTACCCCAATGCCTACAAAGTTACCTACTCAATTCCGAACTAGTATATCATATCTTCAGTCATTGGTTTTCTTTATCCTTGTGAACCATAAAACAAGTCCATGATCTGCCTATTCTGGTTGGAACCATGATCATCTGCTAGGAAGAATCTGAAATCCACAACATCATTCATGTTCTGGATCCATGGATATAAGAAACTGTCCTTTATCCCCTCTTTTTGTAGATTCTACTATTTGGTGTTTTgctgtatacttcctgtatgctttgggaCACCTATAGGGGCCCTTTGTTCTAATTCAATCCAATCTTgattttacctatcaaaaaaaaaaaaaaaaaaaaactgtcaaAAAATGCCCTGAAACCGTAGATATACTCAGCAGAATCCAACTTATATACAAACGTgtgatttttattgtttatttttttaatttttgtaaatatttaaaccTTGTAAAATTTcagtaaaaatgaaatttctgaGGAAATTTTCTCTAGATTCATTCTCAAATCCaaggaacaaaaaaattgtcttcCCTTTTGCCATactttattttgtattgttCTTTACTCTTTTCTATGCACACTTTAATCTCTCACTGATTGCTCTACCAAATCTGaggagaaaattttgtttaaatagaatttagaaAACCTTGTTTATTTAGGAAATGATTCTTGAAGAGTTTGATTTTCCCTGAATTtgtaatttcaattttcctGCAACTTGATCTATTGAAGTTTTGGCCTTTGATTGAAGCACAAGAGTAAGgtcaaattaattaaagttttgCTTGATCAATCAAACTTGTGTTTCTCAAAATCTCTTGACCGATTGATTGACTAACATCCTTAATCTATGAAAGACCAATTTCTTAGATTGATGAAATAAGCTTGCGTCAGATCTGTCTCTTTCAGTCAATGTTCAAATAGAGTGGATTTTGtctccttttaaaaatttatttcacccAAAATTTGGAGTGTTTTTTGAGATATTAGTGAAATACAAGAAAAGGCATAATAACTATATCTTCAAGTAAGGATTTTTTGGTGATGTTTTAtgtcttttctaaataatataCCAAAAGCCTTTATGGACTAAATGTATCACCTAAATTGTGTTGCCTTGAAACCACTTAAAACACCTATATGCCAAAAGTTTTCAATAGGTTACACCTATTTGGCTTGTCCTATTTACCTTGAATTGATTCATGTGTCAATTGAATAACTAATGCGTACGAAATTGGTCAACCCTAAATTTCCATAACAGAATAGAATATTCAAATACCCTTGCTCTTTAGGAAGTCCAAGATCATGCCAAGTCTCTTATCTGCATCCACCAATGCACATGAAATACCATATGCACTTTAGTTAGCTTATTAGGTGTGCACCTTTGAGACATTTTCCAAGGCCACATGAAAATTCAAGTGATATAACCAAGAAGGTTAAAATGGATTCCCTTAGTTATAATGGATGGTTAAACCctcatatttttcttgattgGTTAGCTAGTCTTGAGGATTTCTTTGAATGATATTTCATATCAGACACCCAATGCTTGTTTTTGGAAGGTGACGTGGCTTTTGGgaccgttatgcttgttttgggtcaTTTGGAAGGCTAGAAATTCAATTGCTTTTGAGGATGGGGTGCTATCTATACAAAAGCTGAAAATTTCCTTTGTGTATTTGCTATGGTCGGAAACCAAagtgtggataaaagatggtccttcgaccttattagattttatagattgggtgtGCATGTATTAAGGAAGAGAGTTTTTTGTGCTTTCATAGAGGGGTGGGttcttttgtaagggggtgagtcgttttttttttttctatactgTAACTATTTGAGTCGCTTCTTTAGCGTCTCTTTTTTCAATACATATATCACttactgatcaaaaaaaaaaatatcagacACCCAATGCATTTACTTCCCATAATGAAACTTGTTGGTTCTGCCAAGTGGTATTAGCAAAGTGTCCAATCTAACATAGAGTGTTAATGTTAGTAACCACTCACTCTTTGGGATGAAATGAAACGAAAGTTGAAAGAGGCATTTCTCACCATCTATCACAAGAGGCAGTTGCTAGGTCAGTTGATTAATCTTAGACAATTATCCTCTAGTGTAAGTGTGTAACAGACCACTGTGCTTTAAGGAGTTTCAGGAGAGATAGGATCAGGATGTGAGGGAGGAATTTTAGGATCgtatcaaatttcattaatggGCCAAggtcaaaaaattaaaacaggGGTAAACCTTCATTCTCTTGAAACTTTGGAGGTAGCCTATGACAAGGCCTTCGAGATACCTTACGATTCCTAGTAAGAGATATATGACTTCTTAAATCTGGGAGTCTTATCATTCTTGAGGTTTATCTCATGATAGGGTAGGAAAAACCTTGAGGGCTACTAGTGGTGTTAAAGCTAGTCATATTGTTTCATGTGACAGCCAAGACACTAGTCGAGGagtattttatcaaatttgacAGATAGTATTGTGTGGATAAATTTTTCAAGCTCCTTATTGATAGTGTCAGCTCTATGAATGTACATCCTCATCCATGTAGAGTAGTTTGAGTAGACAAAACTTCATTTTGGCCATATCTGAAAGTTGTCTAGTTCCTATTACACTGGGAGACTATTTAGACAGAATCTATTCTGATGTTCGCCCCTTGAATGTTGCTTGTATTCTCTTATATCATTCTTAGCTGTATGACCTTGATGTCACCCACAATGATAGGGAAAAcacttttcaattaaaatagaaCAGTTAGTCTATCCAATTACAACCTAGTAAGCCCATTGAAAAGGATGGCAAGCTGCAATTTAAGATATCTGTCCAATCAACTGATTCGACATCTTAGGCACCCAAAATTTCTACTTGGAGCCTTAAGAACCAAAGCCTTCATATTTTAACACAACAAAAGTCTgagaaaaaatgacaaaattcaGGTGCAATGTTAGTCCTGGTGGTTACAAATGTTTTTTCACAAGTTGTTAGCTTCTGATCTTACTCTGCTACCTCAAGATGACAAATTGTTGGATAAGTATCAAGATATCACTCTTGAAGACCTATCTAGCTAATTACCACCCACAAGGAACATTCAACATGCCATTGGTCTAGTTTTAAGATTCCACCTACCTAGTCTCCAATACTATAGACTCCTAAAGACAAAGTTGTAAGTGGACAAAAGGTTTTCTTCAATATAATCTTAGTAGCCCTTGTGTTGTCCTCACTTGCTTACACCTAAGAAGGATGGTTCTTTGAGAATGGGCATAAATGATCTTTTCATCAACAAAATAACCACAAAATATTGGTTTCCTATATTTGGGTTGGATAGCATGTTAAACTTGATGGTAGAATCAGAGTGTTCTTCAAGATTAATTTATGTAGTGGTCATCATTAAATTCATGTTAGATTAGGAGATGAGTGGAAAGCTGCTGCATTCATGACCAAAGATGGATTTCATGAATGGTTAGTCAGGTCCTTTGGGTTATTTAATGCACCTAGTACGTTTTTAAAGATTATGACATAGATTTTGCGTCATTTCATAAGAAGAGATCCTAATGGTCTATTTTGATGGAATCTTAATCTATAGTCGAACTCAAGAGGATAATTTAGATCATCTTGGGAAGGTGTTTGTAGCTGTAAGATCTAAGAAACTTTATCTAATATTAAGAAAAGCTCTTTCCTTCAATCCCTAGTGATCTTTTTAGGATTTGTTATCTCCTTGAAGGGCATACAAGTTCATCCTTAGAaagtttttttgataggtaaggtCATCCTTAGAAAGTTAGATCTATTAGAGACTGGCTTGAGCCTAGGACTATTCTAATGTTTGTTGTTGTCATGGACCAACTACTTTCTATACGTGATTCATTAAGACAATTAGTATCATAAAGGTTGCTGTTGTTGAATTcatgagaaaaagaaagttcCATTGGAATGAAGTCATAAGAAAGACATTTGAGGAGTAGAATGCAAATGATTGAGACATGTTTCTTAGGCCATGCTAATTCTTTATAAGTCTTTGAGGTGGCGTGCGATGCATCCTGTGTTAACATAGGTGGTGTCTTAAGTCAAGAAGGGCATCTTGTAGCATACTTCAGCGAGAAATTCAATGTCTAAACAGAGGTATTTTTCTGGTAGCAAGAAGTTCTATGTTGTTGTGCAAACCATTCAACATTAGAGGTATTTCTATTATCTCAAGAGTTTCTGTTGTACTCTGAACATCAAGCATTGGTGTACCTTAGTTCCCAAAGAAAGTTAGGTGCTAAAAATGCTAGGTGGATAGAGTTTCTTCAAGAATATTCATTCGTTCTCTACCATCATGCAGGGACTGAAATAAAGGTATCAATGTCCTTAGTTGAGTAGTGGCTGTTTTACAAGTAATAATTGCCCATGTGGTCAAATTTGAGAGGATGATGAATATCTTATTTGTACTGATTTTGGTGTTATTTATCAAGAAATTCAAGATGGTCATTGTCAAGAGCACATCAATTTTGTCATTCGTGATGGCTACTTGTTTAGATGGTATATGTTATGCATTCCTTGTACTTCCATTCAAGATATCTTGAGTTGGAAGTTGCATAGTGGAAGTCTAACTGGTCACTTTGGTTGGTATATTGCTTTTGTAGAGGATAGGCTTATTTGGCCTTCCTCGAAAAGAGATTGCTGAAATTGTATTTCAGTGTGGAACCTGTTACCTAGCTAAGGCAGTGAAGAGCAACACCTGTTTGTACACAACTTTACCTATACAACACACCCTTGGGACTCTTGTTGAGGAGAAATATTGTAATTGTGATTTGATATTAGCATCAGTAGAGTTGGCCTTTAATAATTCTGTTAACCATTGTACTGGTAAATCACAATTTGAGATTGTTTATGACCTTTCTCCTCGTCAACCTTTTGATCACATCTCTTTGTCTTTTGAATCTAGACCTTGTGAAACTTGCTGAATCATTTGTTCAATACATCCATGTAAAAGTAGTAAGGGagatcttttatttatttatttttattttttatgttttagtcTTTTTGCATAGTAAGACCTGCATGGTTATTGGACTTGTAGTTCATAGACTGAACATTTTGGCCTATTTCTTAGGATTTTGTTGATGGGCCCCCTTTGCTTTTATCTGAACTTAGATGAGTTTGAGACAAAGAGAGTTTATTCAGTTCaagaattaatattttgtaagacCCATATTTGTTAATGAAAGAATGAGAATCAAAATTCTATTGGACTTCAGAGTTAGataaattcattttgttataaaaagacttcaaaatctaattctataAAAGCTTTGAGTTTAGAAGAGTTAACCacatctataatttttttagtgtttatcAGTTCTATTGTGCAAATAGATTTTCCTTTAATCCTTCAAAGGATTGGAATTCTTTGTCTCTAATTATAAATCTAGAAGGTTCTTAAGTCATAACCAAACTATGCATAACCATCATATAACAATTAATTTTGGCTGAGATTTTACATGAAAACTCTGACTTATGGGGTGCTGGCTCAAGACATATGCATAAGTAGTAATGGCTTTTGCTTTGTGCCCACTATATCTGTTCAATAAGCTGGTATCTCTAAGTCAACATATTGAATTCAGTTGTTTTGAAAGCTCTTGTCTGCAGATACATTATATTTTGATTGTGATTATATAGGAACCCTCAGTCATGAAGCTAAGGAGGCATTCCTCTCAGCCTTGGTTTCAGAAGGTGTGTTATGATTTTTCTAACTGATGCTTTTTCCCTTTCTGGTTGGTGAAAATAATTGTGCTCTTACATGCATAAACTTAAATGGGTAGTCTCTTAGATGCTTCTTTTATCTTACAGGACGTGCTGAGTGGATGGATAAAGGGCATAAAAAATGTCTCATTCTCTGGCACCGCATTCAAGATTGGGCTGACCTTATTCTGCGCTTTGTAAGTTAAAAACATGTGATCTGAAGTGGTTGATAGAGATGAATTTccaagatttattaaaaaaaaggaatggaaagaaataaaaaatcctaaatgattttgttaaggatattaaagcaattttgttgttttttaggTTCTCTGATGCAATAATAAGTTAGTAGTTggtatttgagttttatttaggatttgagaatttttttattggaaaattttcaaaagtttctGCATATTTGAccttctattttctaatttaattttttttttatttaagttctTTTTATAATCTAGAAGTTTTCTTTATTAGAAGCTTTTTTTACAAGAAGTTTCTACAcaattaaatttctaattcaaaaaagaaagcatccattttcttttaattttattgtttagaagatttaatagatttaagaaaagttctaattaattattatatatgttgGGCTACTttgttcataattttatttagtttttagggttttctaaGCCCTATAACTAAGGATAATTGCTGTAAAATGGGATTGGTGATGAATACtgttgagggtttttttttcctccttttttggtacatattttgaattttcaatggtGGGACTCCATTACTTTTCTTTTAGTTGAGATTCTTA
Proteins encoded in this window:
- the LOC117928011 gene encoding vacuolar protein sorting-associated protein 25; this encodes MQKLGDLKLPNFFNYPPYFTLQPVRDTREKQVQLWKELILDYCRTQKIFVIGLEEEFPLFSNPVIERTLSHEAKEAFLSALVSEGRAEWMDKGHKKCLILWHRIQDWADLILRFVRENGLEDSVMTVEEIRSGTESRGTELHGMDRTVLMRALKQLEHKGKLAIFKGTSADDEGVKFSL